A window of the Syntrophothermus lipocalidus DSM 12680 genome harbors these coding sequences:
- a CDS encoding CoB--CoM heterodisulfide reductase iron-sulfur subunit B family protein — translation MEVAYYPGCSGHGMSREYQLSTAVVCRHLGLVLHEVEDWNCCGASAAHSLNHSLALELNFRNLRLVEKMGLTTVTTPCAGCYSRLKTAESTLKESIGANKQSPQGSQVEASHVLQFLVEKVGLETIAQEVKRPLSGLRLAAYYGCLLTRPRGLTRFDDPEQPRVLDDLLKVLGAETVNWSHKAECCGAGMAACQTEIVVQLSGEILEAAKQAGAEAIVVGCPLCQTNLDTRQSLVEAERGVRYGLPIIYFTQLMGLAFGHSVKELGLNKLLTSPLPLLRAKGLY, via the coding sequence ATGGAGGTTGCATATTATCCCGGGTGTTCTGGCCACGGGATGTCCCGTGAATACCAACTGTCCACAGCGGTGGTCTGTCGTCACCTGGGCCTCGTCCTTCACGAGGTAGAGGATTGGAACTGTTGCGGGGCCAGCGCGGCTCATAGTTTGAATCATTCCCTGGCCTTGGAATTGAATTTTCGCAATCTGAGATTGGTGGAAAAGATGGGGCTTACTACTGTTACGACGCCGTGTGCCGGGTGTTACAGCCGGCTAAAAACGGCTGAGTCCACGCTGAAAGAAAGCATTGGGGCCAATAAGCAAAGCCCGCAAGGCTCACAGGTGGAGGCATCACATGTATTGCAGTTTCTGGTTGAGAAGGTCGGCCTCGAAACCATAGCCCAGGAGGTGAAACGGCCACTGTCAGGGCTTCGTTTGGCGGCTTACTATGGCTGTCTCTTGACCAGGCCGCGGGGGCTTACCAGGTTCGACGACCCGGAGCAGCCCAGGGTATTGGATGATTTGTTGAAAGTTCTCGGAGCGGAAACTGTCAATTGGTCCCACAAAGCTGAGTGTTGCGGCGCGGGCATGGCTGCGTGCCAGACCGAGATAGTGGTTCAGCTGTCTGGGGAAATATTGGAGGCTGCGAAGCAGGCGGGAGCCGAAGCAATAGTGGTCGGGTGCCCGTTATGCCAGACTAATTTGGATACCAGGCAGTCACTGGTAGAGGCCGAGCGCGGAGTCAGGTATGGGTTACCGATAATCTACTTTACCCAGTTAATGGGTCTTGCGTTCGGACACTCGGTTAAGGAGTTGGGCCTGAACAAGTTGTTAACATCACCGCTTCCTTTATTGAGAGCGAAGGGGTTATATTAG
- a CDS encoding 4Fe-4S dicluster domain-containing protein, with amino-acid sequence MPIQLDATSSTLQEQIENDCRVDLSCCYECGKCSGGCSTAYLMDYTPRQVIQLIKLGAKEALLQSKAIWVCVSCHLCQDRCPAAIDIPRIMDYLREMSCGEGVVSETNHVFLFNKLMLDHVFKRGRVSEAELALRFNLKTGQYTKDVKLGQRLFFKGKMMPFVPGVRDRRAVRKLFKLYRPGKEG; translated from the coding sequence ATGCCGATTCAGCTGGATGCTACCAGCTCGACGTTACAAGAACAAATTGAAAATGACTGCCGGGTCGACCTGAGTTGCTGTTACGAGTGTGGTAAGTGCTCGGGTGGATGTTCGACGGCCTACCTTATGGACTACACGCCGCGGCAAGTTATTCAGCTTATAAAACTAGGAGCCAAAGAAGCGTTGTTGCAGAGCAAGGCGATATGGGTCTGCGTGAGCTGTCACCTGTGTCAGGACCGGTGCCCGGCAGCCATTGATATACCTAGGATCATGGATTACCTGCGAGAAATGAGCTGTGGCGAAGGAGTCGTATCGGAAACCAACCATGTGTTTTTGTTCAATAAGCTGATGTTAGACCATGTGTTTAAGCGCGGAAGAGTGTCGGAAGCGGAACTGGCACTGAGGTTTAATCTAAAGACTGGCCAATATACAAAGGATGTCAAGCTTGGTCAGAGGCTGTTCTTTAAGGGGAAAATGATGCCGTTTGTTCCGGGAGTCAGGGACCGGCGAGCGGTAAGAAAGCTGTTCAAGTTATACAGGCCGGGGAAGGAGGGATAA
- a CDS encoding FAD-dependent oxidoreductase, which translates to MESTGKTALVIGGGPAGIEAAVKIGQAGHDVILVERESVLGGRLNLLAGTFPRNEDTSAMLANSLRLIEESGKVVVKTGTTVVGGQRDGEGFRVSLKQTADDTVADVNVDAVVIATGFDYFDLSAYGEYGYGTYNGVVSAVEFEGMLKGWRQLGYRQNIPKAIAFFKCVGSRDRSKGYPYCSKICCMYTAKQAAMVKELSPTTACYVFYMDIRAAGKGYEEFVRRAIEDKKVRYVRGRPAKVIPDAGRLLIRAEDTLMGNPIEIRVDMIVLAGAAVARKETVELAKMFGAKTDEYGFLEDDGMSPVRSADKVFFAGGSGFPVDIPGAREQGAAAAAEVIALFSR; encoded by the coding sequence ATGGAGAGCACAGGCAAAACGGCTCTAGTAATTGGAGGAGGCCCGGCAGGTATAGAAGCAGCTGTCAAAATTGGCCAAGCCGGTCATGATGTGATTTTGGTGGAGAGGGAGTCAGTTTTGGGAGGACGCCTGAATCTTCTGGCAGGGACCTTTCCACGCAACGAGGATACTTCGGCCATGTTGGCCAATAGCCTGAGGCTCATTGAGGAAAGCGGAAAAGTCGTGGTCAAAACCGGAACAACGGTTGTCGGGGGGCAGCGCGACGGTGAAGGCTTCAGAGTAAGTTTGAAACAGACCGCAGATGATACGGTTGCAGATGTAAACGTAGACGCGGTCGTGATAGCTACCGGTTTTGACTACTTTGACCTGTCGGCTTACGGAGAATATGGCTACGGGACATATAACGGGGTTGTAAGTGCGGTTGAATTCGAGGGAATGCTGAAGGGATGGCGCCAGTTAGGATATCGCCAAAACATACCCAAGGCCATAGCGTTTTTCAAGTGTGTGGGATCCAGGGACCGGTCAAAAGGCTACCCGTACTGTTCTAAGATTTGCTGCATGTATACCGCTAAACAAGCGGCTATGGTGAAGGAACTCTCGCCAACCACTGCTTGCTATGTCTTCTACATGGATATCCGGGCAGCAGGCAAAGGATACGAGGAGTTTGTGCGCCGGGCAATTGAGGACAAGAAGGTTAGATACGTTAGGGGTAGGCCGGCCAAGGTGATACCCGACGCGGGACGGCTGTTAATCCGAGCGGAAGATACGCTTATGGGTAACCCGATTGAAATAAGGGTAGACATGATCGTTTTGGCGGGAGCGGCAGTGGCGAGGAAGGAAACGGTAGAGCTTGCGAAGATGTTCGGTGCGAAGACAGATGAGTACGGGTTCTTGGAAGATGACGGCATGAGCCCGGTAAGAAGCGCGGATAAGGTCTTCTTTGCCGGTGGAAGCGGGTTCCCTGTTGATATACCGGGGGCGCGAGAGCAGGGAGCGGCTGCGGCTGCGGAAGTCATAGCCCTGTTTTCCCGGTAA